DNA sequence from the Paenibacillus azoreducens genome:
GACCACGAGCGGCAATCAGCAGAAAGAAATCGCAATTGTCGATAAAGACAACCCGGCGATGGAATCCTTCAAGAAAGCGGGCTGTATCGCATGCCATGCTGCAGATATGAAGGGTGCCAGCGGACCATCGCTTCGCGGAGTCGGCGACAAGCATGATAAAGACGCGATCTTGAAAATTATCAAAGAGGGCTTTAACGGTAAGATGCCTGAAATGTACACCCAAGCAAAAGGTGCGGGCCTGACCGATAAAGATATTGATAATCTGGCCGATTGGCTGTCCAAACAAAAGGCTGAAGCCAAGTAAGCCTAAATATACTTATACAGGGATTTGTACATAAATCCTTTCATCTAAACCTGATCGTGAAAGCGGTCAGGTTTTTTTGAAATAATGGCAATGGTCTGAAATCGCGGGGCCTGGCAGGACTTTCGCGAATTCATCAAAGATGCAGCATACGTAAGGAGGGATGCTGGTGTCCATTTCGTTTTTTTGGAGCCGTGCATTTTTAACAAACCGGTTTGTTTTATGGTTGCTTTTTTGGTGCAATCTGGTAGGGACAATTTACGGTTATATGTGGTATGGGGCGCAAATGAAATATACTCTGACCCATCATCCGATTTGGCAGGTTATTTTCGTCCCGGACAGTCCGACGGCCAGTCTGTTTTTTACGATTGGAGTTTTTTTTCTTTTATATCCTCCAAAGTCGCCGTTTGTAAAGGGATTCAGTTTTTTGATGGAATCACTGGCTGTCGTAACCTCTGTAAAATACGGAATTTGGGCGGTTAGCATCATTTTTGCCGGGGCTGTTTACGGGGATCATCTCGTATGGCAGGATTGGATGTTGGTAGGCTCCCATCTGATTATGGTCGTGGAGGCGCTGCTTTTCGTACGTTTTTTCCGCTTCGGTGCGATGATGCTTATTCCTGCGGCGGTATGGACTTTTTTGAATGATATCGTGGATTATACATACGGCGTTTTCCCGTGGCTTCCGCCCCAATTAAATGACCATCTGTTGGGGGTTCAATATTTCACGCTTAGCTTGACCCTGTTCAGCGTGTTGATCTCCTGGGCAGCCGTCCGTTTTGCCAAACGCAAATTCATATAGCTTGTTCTACGCCCATCCCTTCTGCCATACATTTACGGTAGGAGGGATGTCCTATGCTGCGGAAAGTATCGTTACATTTCAATCTGACGATCAGGATATGGATATTGATTTTCACTGTATTTATCACCGCGCAAACGGGGGAGGTTCATGCTCTTGATGGACTGGCGACTACTGCATCCGGTTCATCGGCAGAAGCCGTTAAGCAGGCGCAGAATTTAAGCCAAACCGTAGAACGGATGTATCAGCATGTCCTCGAAGGAAATATCAATCTTGTGAATCGGGATCTTGCGGAAGTGAATTCCATTTTCGAAAACTCCTCGCTGCAGAAGCTGACTTCGGTGGAAGGCATACATGCGCTGTCGGAAAGCATCATTGAAATGAAGGCGGCCGTAGCCCGGGTAAAAATCGATAAGGAGCAGTGGTTCACGGCTTCGGCCAAACTGAGAATGGCTGCAGACGCTTTAAACAATCCCAAGCAGCCGATGTGGCTTCAATATTATAAGCTGATCCGCGAGGAACTTAGCAAGATGAAATCAGGGGTGGACAAAGGCGGTTTTTTGGCTGTAAAAGAGGCCTATGAGCGTCTTCAGAATCATTATGAGGTCATCCGTCCGGCCGTCGTGATTCAGCGCAAGCAAGCTGACGTAACAATGGCGGATTCCTGGCTTTCCTACGCCGGAGGACTGGTTAATGCCGTTCAACCGAACCCTGCTGATTTACACAGCATGATTGATCAGGGAGAGGAAATGTTCAATGGATTGTTCGGCAAGAAAAAAGATTATCCGGCGCTGGCTCCTCTGGAGCAAACTGACAACTCCTGGCCTTGGCTTGTAGGGGGCGGCGCTTTTATCTTTGTTATTTTGGTTTATACTGCATACCGTAAATATAAGGGGGAACAAAACAGCATGAAACCTATGACCCCCAAATGGTGAAGCCAAGCTCCCTGAACGAGAAGTTCAGCGGAGCTTTTTTTGGCAGTATAGAATTTATAAGTTTTTTTGGGGGTCCCCGCAAAGTATTTGGAATAAGCATCGAAGCATAGGCTCCACTTTGTGGGGTTATTTTGGTGATTCTAAAATGAATCGTTTTAAGCGGAGCTTAAGCTCGGTTGCCTCTATCCGTTCATAATCATTGGTTCGATTTTTATAGAATTAGTTTTCCTTGAAACCTTCACCGAGCACATCATGAACATCATTGATAATGACAAAGGCTCGGGGGTCTATCGATTTGACAATTTCATTTAATCTTCGGATTTCATGTCTGGCAACAACGCAGTAGACCATATGCTTGGCCTGCTTGGAATAGGCTCCGATAGCGGGAATGAGTGTAACGCCCCGATCCATCTCGGCTGTGATTTTATCGGCGATATCCGGCGCATGATCGCTTATAATAGTAAAGGCTTTGGCGGCATAAGCCCCTTCCTGGATGAAATCGATCACTTTGGAAGCGATGAACACGGCGACAAAGGTATATAATATTCTCTCTTTCGGAATAAAGAAAAGGGAGGCGCCGATGATGATGATATCGATGGCCAGGATGATCTGGCCCATGCTCCATCCAAATTTACGGTTGCAGATTCTGGCGATAATATCGGAACCGCCTGTCGTACCGCCGAAACGGAATACGATGCCAAGTCCAGCTCCCAGCGTCACGCCGGCATAAAGGGAAGCAAGGATATAGTCGTGTTCGGTCCGAAAAGGCTCAATCCAGCCCGCATTTATCATTTTTTCGAAAAACCATAGGAAAAAGGTT
Encoded proteins:
- a CDS encoding sporulation protein YpjB, producing the protein MLRKVSLHFNLTIRIWILIFTVFITAQTGEVHALDGLATTASGSSAEAVKQAQNLSQTVERMYQHVLEGNINLVNRDLAEVNSIFENSSLQKLTSVEGIHALSESIIEMKAAVARVKIDKEQWFTASAKLRMAADALNNPKQPMWLQYYKLIREELSKMKSGVDKGGFLAVKEAYERLQNHYEVIRPAVVIQRKQADVTMADSWLSYAGGLVNAVQPNPADLHSMIDQGEEMFNGLFGKKKDYPALAPLEQTDNSWPWLVGGGAFIFVILVYTAYRKYKGEQNSMKPMTPKW
- a CDS encoding DUF1405 domain-containing protein produces the protein MSISFFWSRAFLTNRFVLWLLFWCNLVGTIYGYMWYGAQMKYTLTHHPIWQVIFVPDSPTASLFFTIGVFFLLYPPKSPFVKGFSFLMESLAVVTSVKYGIWAVSIIFAGAVYGDHLVWQDWMLVGSHLIMVVEALLFVRFFRFGAMMLIPAAVWTFLNDIVDYTYGVFPWLPPQLNDHLLGVQYFTLSLTLFSVLISWAAVRFAKRKFI
- a CDS encoding YitT family protein; the encoded protein is MKVSKWFSSMKTVFPIIFGTAVYAFGLLYFIIPNQLMEGGVTGVTVLLNYAFNMPPALSTLLLNIPLFFLGWKILGGKQMIYTGVGVASLTFFLWFFEKMINAGWIEPFRTEHDYILASLYAGVTLGAGLGIVFRFGGTTGGSDIIARICNRKFGWSMGQIILAIDIIIIGASLFFIPKERILYTFVAVFIASKVIDFIQEGAYAAKAFTIISDHAPDIADKITAEMDRGVTLIPAIGAYSKQAKHMVYCVVARHEIRRLNEIVKSIDPRAFVIINDVHDVLGEGFKEN